One Fuerstiella marisgermanici DNA window includes the following coding sequences:
- a CDS encoding RES family NAD+ phosphorylase translates to MSDSKGTCPTCGAINTKLVEASRLAEYFDPVCGIYTPNVSGKVLVDWLIDDWQAFALDRANANLLLIEILDDGERTREAMVPSSRCLTKRLQDWEQFRDELRYRNRFFPETEIELERLEDLFASIIAIDEDIPASWSRARISQDGKVFTQKKMGAPPQDRTTHGRANPAGIPYLYLASTVQTAVSEVRPHPGETVCVAEFKLKRGAKIKLLDLRNPRALVSPFLLGDESAIALLRGDVEFLERIGSELTTPVLPTAAAIEYIPSQYMCEFIKKCKYSGVLYTSSVTEGVNLALFDPALATVGKVKRHRIDSMSFETSEL, encoded by the coding sequence TTGAGTGATTCGAAAGGAACCTGCCCGACGTGCGGCGCGATCAATACTAAGCTTGTTGAGGCGTCGCGACTGGCAGAATATTTTGACCCCGTCTGCGGAATCTACACGCCAAACGTATCAGGCAAGGTCCTCGTCGATTGGCTGATCGACGACTGGCAAGCTTTTGCCTTGGATCGTGCGAATGCCAACCTGCTGTTGATCGAAATCCTGGACGACGGCGAGCGTACTCGCGAAGCAATGGTCCCATCGTCGCGATGTCTAACGAAGCGACTGCAGGATTGGGAGCAATTTAGGGATGAGCTTCGTTATCGCAACCGTTTTTTTCCTGAGACAGAAATTGAACTTGAGCGGCTCGAAGACCTCTTTGCCAGCATCATTGCGATCGACGAGGACATCCCCGCTTCCTGGTCCAGAGCAAGGATCTCTCAGGACGGTAAGGTATTCACGCAAAAAAAGATGGGAGCGCCACCACAGGACCGTACGACACATGGCAGAGCCAATCCTGCCGGAATTCCCTACTTGTATTTGGCGTCTACGGTTCAAACCGCTGTCTCCGAGGTGCGTCCCCACCCCGGAGAAACGGTTTGCGTTGCCGAGTTCAAGCTAAAGCGCGGAGCGAAAATCAAGTTGCTGGATTTGCGGAATCCGCGAGCGCTAGTCTCGCCGTTCTTGCTCGGAGATGAATCGGCGATTGCCTTGCTGCGAGGTGACGTCGAGTTCCTGGAACGTATTGGCTCAGAATTGACGACGCCAGTTCTGCCGACGGCCGCAGCAATTGAATATATCCCCAGCCAGTACATGTGCGAATTCATCAAGAAGTGCAAGTATTCCGGCGTACTCTACACGAGTTCTGTTACGGAGGGTGTGAACTTGGCACTCTTTGATCCTGCACTCGCGACGGTAGGGAAGGTGAAGAGACACCGAATCGACAGCATGAGCTTCGAAACTTCAGAATTGTAG
- a CDS encoding ThuA domain-containing protein, with protein sequence MPSEWTRTYRSESGKKGRVFTSLYGTPEDLTNDGYRRLMVNGIFWACGMEDAITADLNINFVGPFKPNTFGNQTHALGIKPNMYRGYESPIPANNNVNKPVRKPRQNKPKKPQAPAKRANGSI encoded by the coding sequence ATGCCGTCTGAATGGACGCGGACGTATCGATCAGAATCGGGGAAAAAAGGCCGCGTCTTCACGTCGCTGTACGGCACCCCGGAAGACCTCACCAACGATGGGTATCGCCGACTGATGGTCAACGGCATCTTCTGGGCCTGCGGAATGGAAGACGCCATCACCGCCGACCTGAACATCAATTTTGTCGGCCCCTTCAAACCCAACACGTTCGGAAACCAAACTCACGCGTTGGGAATTAAGCCGAACATGTACCGCGGCTACGAAAGCCCAATCCCGGCGAACAACAACGTGAACAAGCCAGTGCGAAAGCCTCGCCAGAACAAGCCGAAAAAGCCACAGGCCCCTGCGAAGCGAGCGAATGGCAGTATTTGA
- a CDS encoding sulfatase-like hydrolase/transferase, whose protein sequence is MLAITLFRILPSVAVADDRTNILFIFADDWGWGDLSCHGHPYVKTPNIDRLAKEGTDYHRFTVASGVCSPSRAAVMTGHFPARYNIDGHFAWVPSNAKRNMPDWLATDCVTLPRLLQQAGYATAHFGKWHLSNDMIPDSPSPGEYGYDTYGAFNCSGEQMPVHEDAANAIQFIEASQQANKPFFINLWIHEPHTPFHVVPKYRWRFRNSGLDEADEIYASVLSHADDRIGEVLDALDRLNLTDNTLVVFSSDNGPARGKLNAPLSLSYDTATGAGFGIAASKGITAGRKGYKASLFEGGINVPFIVRWPGKVGAGKVDDRLLISAVDLLPTFCEVGKVHLPASYKPDGLSQLAGLLGDSRDGRSNPLFWKMTGRGKPQQANSFHWVDYVIVDQQWKLLADDDSTHVELYNIVEDVYEKNDLHDAHPQVVAALSRKLADWKATLPNGPDSRYFSSLREK, encoded by the coding sequence CTGCTTGCGATCACGCTGTTCAGAATACTTCCGTCTGTTGCAGTCGCGGATGATCGTACGAATATCCTCTTTATCTTTGCCGACGACTGGGGCTGGGGCGACTTAAGCTGCCACGGGCATCCGTACGTTAAAACGCCCAATATTGATCGGCTGGCGAAGGAAGGGACCGACTATCACCGGTTTACAGTTGCCAGTGGCGTATGCTCACCCAGCCGAGCGGCCGTTATGACCGGACATTTTCCGGCTCGCTACAACATTGACGGGCACTTCGCATGGGTGCCCAGCAATGCGAAACGGAATATGCCGGACTGGCTGGCGACGGACTGCGTGACGTTGCCGAGACTGCTGCAACAAGCCGGATACGCAACGGCCCATTTCGGCAAATGGCATCTGTCGAACGATATGATTCCCGATTCGCCATCACCTGGTGAATACGGTTACGACACATACGGCGCCTTTAATTGTTCGGGCGAACAGATGCCCGTTCATGAAGACGCGGCGAATGCCATTCAATTTATCGAAGCCAGTCAGCAAGCCAACAAGCCCTTCTTCATTAACCTCTGGATTCACGAACCGCACACTCCGTTTCACGTTGTTCCGAAATACCGGTGGCGGTTTAGAAACAGCGGTCTTGACGAAGCGGATGAGATCTATGCATCTGTGCTATCGCACGCGGACGATCGCATCGGTGAAGTTCTGGATGCTTTGGATCGGCTGAATCTTACAGACAACACTCTGGTCGTGTTCAGTTCTGACAACGGCCCTGCTCGCGGAAAACTAAACGCACCGCTATCGCTAAGTTACGATACGGCAACTGGTGCCGGGTTCGGCATTGCGGCGTCGAAGGGCATCACAGCCGGGCGAAAGGGCTACAAGGCGTCGCTGTTTGAAGGCGGCATCAACGTTCCATTTATCGTCCGCTGGCCTGGCAAAGTTGGGGCGGGCAAAGTTGACGACCGCCTGTTGATTTCCGCCGTCGATCTGCTTCCCACATTCTGTGAAGTCGGGAAAGTCCACTTGCCTGCCTCATACAAGCCCGACGGGTTAAGCCAATTGGCCGGACTGTTGGGCGACTCACGTGACGGCCGCAGCAATCCGCTTTTCTGGAAGATGACGGGACGTGGCAAGCCACAGCAGGCGAATTCGTTTCACTGGGTAGACTATGTGATCGTCGACCAGCAGTGGAAACTTCTCGCGGACGACGATTCAACACACGTGGAACTCTACAATATCGTGGAAGACGTCTACGAGAAGAACGACCTTCACGATGCACACCCACAAGTTGTTGCAGCGTTGAGCAGGAAGCTGGCAGACTGGAAGGCCACACTGCCAAACGGTCCAGACTCAAGATATTTCTCGTCGCTACGAGAAAAGTAA
- a CDS encoding sce7726 family protein, whose protein sequence is MNNAVGIEPVALARFFSSAVLKELAGLGRSPTLTRLISESRILDAEPNITELGHLFDCAFSYLRRTCNRHEYVYKAAITRRVLLGEHNLNTASMLTEFRVGRCIADVVILNGTATAYEVKSERDNLARLPLQIEEYLRVFATVNVIAGENHLEEVLGCVPDAVGILKLSKTFRISPVREGINDAARTCPNAIFEAMTLREAAMALKNAGVSVPVVPNTQKYEALRSEFVRLDSVVAHGAMVDTLKKSRTLKSLKSFVSDIPESLHCASLSTRLRKRDHANLIAALKTPVSEAIGWS, encoded by the coding sequence ATGAATAACGCCGTAGGAATCGAGCCTGTTGCTCTTGCTCGTTTCTTCTCCTCTGCCGTGCTGAAGGAACTGGCTGGACTTGGCAGGTCCCCTACGCTCACTCGGTTGATCTCAGAGTCTCGCATCCTGGATGCTGAGCCCAACATCACCGAATTAGGGCACCTCTTCGATTGTGCTTTCAGCTATCTGCGGCGGACATGTAATCGGCATGAATACGTTTATAAGGCCGCGATCACGCGAAGAGTCCTGCTTGGAGAACACAATCTCAACACTGCATCAATGCTTACGGAGTTTCGCGTGGGCCGTTGCATCGCCGATGTTGTGATCCTCAACGGTACCGCCACAGCATATGAAGTGAAGTCAGAGCGGGATAACCTGGCACGCTTGCCATTGCAGATTGAAGAGTACCTCAGGGTTTTCGCGACGGTGAATGTGATCGCTGGCGAGAACCACCTCGAGGAGGTGCTCGGATGCGTACCAGACGCTGTTGGCATTCTGAAGCTCTCCAAGACATTCCGAATTTCCCCGGTTCGCGAAGGAATCAATGATGCGGCCCGCACATGTCCAAACGCCATTTTCGAGGCAATGACGTTGCGAGAGGCAGCAATGGCGTTGAAAAACGCCGGAGTCTCGGTTCCAGTTGTTCCTAACACGCAGAAATACGAAGCGCTGAGAAGCGAATTCGTTAGACTCGATTCGGTTGTGGCCCATGGCGCCATGGTGGATACGTTGAAGAAGTCGCGCACACTGAAATCTCTGAAATCGTTTGTCAGCGACATTCCGGAATCACTACACTGCGCCTCATTGTCGACTCGATTGCGTAAACGAGACCATGCCAATTTGATTGCAGCATTGAAGACTCCCGTATCAGAAGCCATTGGCTGGAGCTAG
- a CDS encoding sce7725 family protein, giving the protein MYYPYFRGKQYELITIRESAPVLAGAGFVPIIEPVRSEIGGLRKSFDAIRSAGVSAVLISNPQHGEFSTNGAKLAEFLEHELRTNDRLSVGLLLTENMRAGDVIEACERNAGSDVVLVHAGYTDAKGLMANPDDTANVSADIFLESACGKLYRRHFRDHPKKILVRDGFERRRGRDHPDGAEFFSDLHITFEEENMDGFGDFLIVGDEFLEGGGPAYTIVIHLTFIDDERDEAMYISHFKSKRQDTPKDPAGKFAEALQKLMNVLDSGRSKFAETSAIAEFRDLHARGHYPGLGYVKKLSMKHHIETLAGFLANEQVG; this is encoded by the coding sequence TTGTACTACCCTTACTTCAGAGGTAAGCAATACGAACTCATTACTATCCGCGAATCAGCACCGGTGCTTGCAGGCGCGGGATTCGTGCCGATCATCGAGCCGGTCCGGTCCGAGATCGGAGGCCTGCGGAAATCCTTCGATGCGATCCGGTCGGCTGGTGTAAGCGCCGTATTGATATCGAACCCGCAACATGGAGAGTTCAGCACGAACGGCGCTAAGTTAGCTGAGTTTCTTGAGCACGAGCTTCGAACGAATGATCGACTTTCGGTAGGGCTGCTTCTTACCGAAAACATGCGGGCCGGGGACGTCATCGAAGCCTGCGAGCGTAACGCTGGTTCGGACGTTGTGCTCGTTCATGCTGGTTACACAGATGCCAAAGGATTAATGGCCAACCCAGATGACACGGCTAACGTATCCGCTGACATTTTCCTTGAGTCGGCGTGCGGGAAGCTCTATCGGCGTCACTTCAGAGATCATCCAAAGAAAATCCTGGTTCGCGACGGCTTTGAGCGTCGGCGAGGCCGAGACCATCCGGATGGTGCCGAATTCTTCTCAGATCTCCATATCACATTCGAAGAAGAGAATATGGACGGCTTTGGCGACTTCCTGATCGTCGGCGACGAATTCCTCGAAGGCGGAGGTCCGGCTTATACCATCGTGATCCATCTTACGTTCATCGACGACGAGAGAGATGAAGCGATGTATATCAGCCACTTCAAATCTAAACGACAGGACACTCCGAAAGACCCAGCCGGAAAGTTTGCGGAGGCCCTCCAAAAACTGATGAACGTCCTTGATAGTGGCAGATCGAAATTCGCGGAAACATCTGCAATTGCTGAATTCCGAGACCTTCATGCTCGGGGTCACTATCCCGGTCTAGGGTACGTCAAGAAATTGTCGATGAAGCACCACATTGAGACGCTTGCCGGGTTTCTTGCGAACGAGCAGGTGGGTTAG